A region of Candidatus Woesearchaeota archaeon DNA encodes the following proteins:
- a CDS encoding DUF2238 domain-containing protein: protein MPKYTKEERAMLLLSIITLFYLLAFAIYTFVKRNLEFSYYLMVFLALALSIIKYHKKLGLTLGITYGLSLWGFLGLMGGNLHINEIRLYDIYIFSDILRYDQFVHALGAFFATFIIYEILRYKVKNINTSLFVIIIVLATLGVGTLNEIMELLAVIFLKAQATVGDYMNNALDLLFNFIGALIAAYIIFPRFKFHIKPAEKEGAARI from the coding sequence ATGCCAAAATATACTAAAGAAGAAAGAGCTATGCTCCTTTTATCAATCATAACTCTATTCTATCTTCTTGCCTTTGCAATCTATACCTTTGTAAAAAGAAATCTTGAATTTTCATATTATCTCATGGTTTTTTTAGCTTTAGCCTTATCAATAATAAAATATCATAAAAAATTAGGTTTAACATTAGGTATTACATATGGCTTATCTTTGTGGGGTTTTTTAGGTTTGATGGGAGGAAATTTACATATCAATGAAATAAGATTATATGATATTTACATCTTTTCAGACATTCTAAGGTATGATCAGTTTGTTCATGCACTGGGAGCATTTTTTGCAACTTTTATTATTTATGAAATTTTAAGATATAAGGTAAAAAACATTAATACTTCTTTATTTGTAATAATAATCGTTTTAGCAACATTAGGTGTAGGCACCTTGAATGAAATTATGGAATTATTGGCTGTAATTTTTTTAAAAGCCCAAGCTACAGTCGGAGATTATATGAATAATGCATTAGACTTATTATTTAATTTTATTGGTGCATTAATTGCAGCCTATATTATCTTTCCAAGATTTAAGTTTCATATTAAACCTGCTGAGAAAGAGGGGGCTGCGAGGATTTGA